In a single window of the Leisingera daeponensis DSM 23529 genome:
- a CDS encoding helix-turn-helix domain-containing protein, translated as MLLGMTRHEENRRLSADEGVELWRQRLRQALDIRGLDYDEVSEAAGNNPEYVSKVLNGRFNPTVARIIRICEVANIDMAYLFSDEPNADDRSVLDKAADLSEDDAKLVNRLISSARAR; from the coding sequence ATGCTGCTCGGCATGACAAGACACGAAGAAAATAGGCGACTCTCCGCGGATGAGGGGGTGGAACTTTGGCGGCAGCGCCTGCGTCAGGCGCTGGACATCCGGGGGCTGGATTATGATGAGGTGTCTGAGGCGGCAGGCAATAACCCGGAATACGTCAGCAAGGTGCTGAATGGCCGCTTTAACCCGACAGTTGCCCGGATCATCCGGATTTGCGAGGTCGCAAATATAGATATGGCTTATCTTTTCTCGGATGAGCCGAATGCGGATGACCGCAGCGTTCTGGACAAGGCAGCGGATCTTTCCGAAGACGACGCGAAACTAGTTAACCGGCTCATCAGCAGCGCCCGCGCGCGCTGA
- a CDS encoding helix-turn-helix transcriptional regulator → MRVDYNMRSDIRGILLRSLDKISESGYSIGVGFDGVEPVFVHSTYAQRWVDRYVDQAYLLVDPTIQFGLSSTGWVTWKELERLFPSSKHFFEDAAKYGLVHGNTLAISADGRVSVLSCSGPEWSDEELRIARAALYALHALEYEPSHSITLTAPVKDVLRMMCNGCKDQEIAENLGVKLETVRARRRTAMQALDAKTSAQLISQVIKFGLI, encoded by the coding sequence ATGCGTGTGGATTACAATATGAGAAGTGATATTCGCGGCATTCTTTTAAGGTCGCTGGATAAAATCTCGGAGAGCGGCTATTCCATTGGGGTGGGCTTTGACGGGGTCGAGCCGGTGTTTGTCCACAGCACCTACGCGCAGCGGTGGGTGGACCGCTATGTCGATCAGGCCTACCTGCTTGTCGATCCGACCATCCAGTTCGGGCTGAGCAGCACAGGCTGGGTGACCTGGAAGGAGCTGGAGCGGCTGTTTCCGTCTTCTAAACACTTCTTCGAGGATGCCGCGAAATACGGTCTGGTTCACGGCAACACCTTGGCGATCAGCGCTGACGGGCGGGTCTCCGTGCTCAGCTGTTCTGGCCCCGAATGGAGCGACGAGGAATTGCGGATCGCCCGCGCCGCGCTCTATGCCCTGCACGCCTTGGAGTATGAGCCGTCGCATTCCATCACCCTTACGGCTCCCGTTAAAGATGTGCTGCGGATGATGTGCAACGGCTGCAAAGATCAGGAAATCGCGGAGAATTTGGGCGTCAAACTGGAAACGGTCAGGGCGCGGCGGCGGACGGCGATGCAAGCTCTGGACGCAAAAACAAGCGCTCAGCTCATATCACAAGTAATAAAATTCGGACTGATCTGA
- a CDS encoding acyl-homoserine-lactone synthase codes for MHLHIFSYEQRSGFNAAYQGFLALRKQKLVDELGWGLDHDGTFEQDQYDRPGAVYSIVTQRGRVVAGARAASCGGSDGYWSYMLKDARDGKIQGIPGGLLSAYPETGRTWECTRFVMDETLADSAQPSIETKLVVAGLCQAAFSLGASEMMSLSPRSLGLLLRRFGYSVRREAARYICEDDGREYRSFLMACDPAVNRDLAAFHMSPMSQFAPLHELQGAA; via the coding sequence ATGCATCTACATATCTTTTCTTACGAGCAGCGGTCCGGTTTCAACGCGGCATATCAGGGGTTTCTTGCCCTGCGCAAGCAGAAGCTGGTGGATGAACTGGGCTGGGGCCTGGACCACGACGGAACCTTCGAGCAGGACCAGTACGACCGGCCGGGGGCAGTTTACTCGATTGTCACGCAGCGCGGCCGGGTCGTCGCCGGGGCGCGTGCCGCGTCCTGCGGCGGCAGCGACGGCTATTGGAGCTACATGCTGAAGGATGCCAGGGACGGCAAGATCCAGGGCATACCGGGCGGCCTGCTGAGCGCCTACCCGGAGACCGGGAGGACCTGGGAATGCACCCGCTTTGTCATGGATGAAACCCTGGCGGACAGCGCGCAGCCGTCCATCGAGACCAAGCTGGTCGTCGCGGGCCTGTGCCAGGCGGCCTTCAGCCTTGGCGCCTCGGAAATGATGTCGCTGTCGCCGCGCAGCCTGGGGCTGCTGCTGAGGCGGTTTGGGTATTCCGTGCGCAGGGAGGCGGCCCGCTATATTTGCGAGGATGACGGGCGGGAGTACCGGTCGTTCCTGATGGCCTGCGACCCCGCGGTGAACCGGGATCTGGCCGCGTTCCATATGTCGCCGATGTCGCAATTCGCTCCGCTGCATGAGCTGCAGGGGGCCGCGTAA
- a CDS encoding tripartite tricarboxylate transporter permease — MLEGIMVGLATAFSLTNLLMVIGGCLIGTFIGMLPGLGPMSIIAIMIPVAISIGDPSAALILLAGVYYGAIFGGSTSSILINAPGVASTVATSFDGYPLARQGKAGKALTVAAIASFSGGSIGAVLLMIFAPALATVALLFHSAEYFALMVVGLSAIAAFAGSGQVGKALLMTLLGLIMATVGEGALFNMPRFTMGIMDLQSGFGFITLAMAMFALPEAMYLVLDPSRSSSGSGSGEIKDLRITKAEAKAIAPVIGRQSIQGFLIGVLPGAGATIASFLGYAVERNIAPKEEQEQFGKGSLKGLAAPESANNAACTGSFVPLLTLGIPGSGTTAILLGALIALNVSPGPRLMVDEPQIFWAVIISMYLGNLILLILNLPLIPYIAKVLAVPRNYLIPFILFFTLMGAYIGQNNATELLILVGLGICATVLRFADYPLAPLLIGFILGRMLEDNFARSMQLYDGLGFILERPMTLGLLGLALILVVLPSYRARRARLRAGGAADAD, encoded by the coding sequence ATGCTCGAAGGCATCATGGTCGGGCTGGCAACAGCCTTTTCCCTCACCAATCTTCTGATGGTCATCGGCGGCTGCCTGATCGGCACTTTCATCGGCATGCTGCCGGGGCTGGGGCCGATGTCGATCATCGCCATCATGATCCCGGTCGCGATCTCCATCGGCGATCCCTCCGCCGCGCTGATCCTGCTGGCCGGTGTTTATTACGGCGCGATCTTCGGCGGCTCCACTTCCTCGATCCTGATCAACGCGCCCGGCGTGGCCTCCACCGTGGCGACCAGTTTCGACGGCTATCCGCTGGCGCGGCAGGGCAAAGCCGGCAAGGCGCTGACGGTGGCGGCCATCGCATCCTTCTCGGGCGGCAGCATCGGGGCGGTCCTGCTGATGATCTTCGCCCCCGCGCTGGCGACCGTGGCGCTGCTGTTCCACTCAGCCGAATATTTCGCGCTGATGGTCGTGGGCCTGTCGGCGATCGCCGCCTTCGCCGGATCCGGCCAGGTCGGCAAGGCGCTCCTGATGACGCTTCTGGGGCTGATCATGGCGACGGTGGGCGAAGGCGCGCTGTTCAACATGCCGCGCTTTACCATGGGCATCATGGACCTGCAGTCGGGCTTTGGCTTCATCACCCTGGCAATGGCGATGTTCGCCCTGCCCGAGGCGATGTACCTGGTGCTGGACCCCTCCCGTTCCAGCTCCGGCAGCGGCAGCGGCGAGATCAAGGATCTGCGCATCACCAAGGCTGAGGCCAAGGCCATCGCCCCGGTGATCGGCCGCCAGTCGATCCAGGGCTTTCTGATCGGTGTGCTGCCCGGTGCCGGGGCCACCATTGCGTCCTTCCTCGGCTACGCGGTGGAGCGCAACATTGCCCCGAAGGAAGAGCAGGAGCAGTTCGGCAAGGGCTCACTCAAAGGCCTCGCCGCGCCGGAAAGCGCCAACAACGCCGCCTGCACCGGCTCCTTTGTGCCGCTCCTGACGCTGGGCATCCCCGGCTCCGGCACCACCGCGATCCTGCTCGGGGCGCTGATTGCGCTGAACGTCTCGCCCGGGCCGCGGCTGATGGTGGATGAGCCGCAGATTTTCTGGGCGGTGATCATTTCGATGTACCTCGGCAACCTGATCCTGTTGATCCTGAACCTGCCGCTGATCCCCTACATCGCCAAGGTGCTGGCAGTGCCGCGCAACTACCTGATCCCCTTCATCCTGTTCTTCACGCTGATGGGGGCCTACATCGGCCAGAACAACGCCACAGAGCTGCTGATCCTGGTCGGCCTGGGCATCTGCGCGACGGTGCTGCGGTTTGCGGACTATCCGCTGGCACCGCTGCTGATCGGCTTCATCCTGGGACGGATGCTGGAGGACAACTTCGCCCGCTCGATGCAGCTCTATGACGGGCTGGGGTTCATCCTGGAGCGGCCGATGACCCTGGGCCTGCTGGGCCTGGCCCTGATCCTGGTGGTTCTGCCCAGCTACCGTGCCCGGCGCGCCCGGCTGCGGGCCGGAGGCGCCGCCGACGCGGACTGA
- a CDS encoding tripartite tricarboxylate transporter TctB family protein, with the protein MALDRWIALVILMICLAYGYAAFFTMDAALPPFMKRNPVWPSTFPKVLSVMAVLAALFVLLGFEKGADDPKPMDINYRRLTEYKLGQALALLGLMAAYALLLRPAGFLPATVGFLVAGAWVLGERKLHILLPVTAGAAGVVWYLVQQVLGIFLSPWPAFLTNGG; encoded by the coding sequence ATGGCACTCGACCGCTGGATTGCCCTGGTCATCCTGATGATCTGCCTCGCCTATGGCTATGCGGCTTTCTTCACCATGGACGCCGCCCTGCCGCCGTTCATGAAACGCAACCCGGTCTGGCCCAGCACCTTTCCCAAGGTGCTGTCGGTGATGGCCGTTCTGGCCGCGCTCTTTGTGCTGCTGGGGTTTGAAAAAGGCGCCGACGATCCGAAACCGATGGACATCAACTACCGCCGCCTGACGGAGTACAAGCTGGGCCAGGCGCTGGCGCTGCTGGGGCTGATGGCGGCCTACGCGCTGCTGCTGCGGCCCGCGGGCTTCCTGCCAGCGACCGTGGGCTTTCTGGTTGCCGGCGCCTGGGTGCTGGGCGAGCGCAAGCTGCACATCCTGCTGCCGGTCACCGCCGGGGCGGCCGGCGTGGTCTGGTATCTGGTGCAGCAGGTGCTTGGGATTTTCCTGAGCCCCTGGCCCGCATTTCTGACAAACGGAGGCTGA
- a CDS encoding tripartite tricarboxylate transporter substrate binding protein — MNKWTLTRRAALAATAAALAFASPSWAGEQVVDSIHFLIPGGAGGGWDGTARGTGEALTEAGLVGKVSYENMSGGGGGKAIGYLIENAASQHGTLMVNSTPIVIRSLTGVFPQNFRDLTLVAGTIGDYAAIVVGKDSPINSMEDLLAAYRADPRGTAVGGGSVPGGMDHLVAAMVMEAAGEDPTAFKYIPYDAGGKAMAALLSGEIAALSTGFSEAIDLADAGEVKIIGVTADARVDSYPDAPTMKEQGLDTTFVNWRGFFGAPGLPEDKLAAYQDALAKMYDTPEWEEVRARNGWVNIHNSGDDFRAFLENQEQAIGDLMKKLGFL; from the coding sequence ATGAACAAATGGACCCTGACCCGCCGCGCAGCGCTGGCGGCAACAGCGGCAGCACTGGCGTTTGCCAGCCCGTCCTGGGCCGGCGAGCAGGTGGTCGACAGCATCCACTTCCTGATCCCCGGCGGCGCAGGCGGCGGCTGGGACGGCACCGCCCGCGGCACCGGCGAAGCGCTGACGGAGGCCGGGCTGGTGGGCAAGGTGTCTTACGAAAACATGTCCGGCGGCGGCGGCGGCAAGGCGATCGGCTACCTGATCGAAAACGCCGCCAGCCAGCACGGCACGCTGATGGTGAATTCCACCCCGATCGTGATCCGCTCGCTCACCGGTGTGTTCCCGCAGAACTTCCGCGATCTGACCCTGGTGGCAGGCACCATCGGCGACTATGCGGCCATCGTGGTGGGCAAGGACAGCCCGATCAATTCGATGGAGGACCTGCTGGCCGCCTACAGGGCCGACCCGCGCGGCACTGCGGTGGGCGGCGGTTCGGTTCCGGGGGGCATGGACCACCTGGTTGCGGCGATGGTGATGGAGGCCGCGGGCGAGGACCCGACGGCCTTCAAATACATCCCCTATGACGCCGGCGGCAAGGCCATGGCCGCACTGCTGTCGGGCGAGATCGCGGCGCTCAGCACCGGATTCTCCGAAGCCATCGACCTGGCCGATGCAGGCGAGGTGAAGATCATCGGCGTCACTGCCGATGCGCGCGTGGACAGCTATCCGGATGCGCCGACGATGAAGGAACAGGGGCTCGACACCACCTTCGTGAACTGGCGCGGATTTTTCGGGGCCCCCGGCCTGCCCGAGGACAAGCTGGCCGCCTACCAGGACGCGCTGGCCAAGATGTACGATACCCCGGAATGGGAAGAGGTCCGCGCCCGCAACGGCTGGGTCAACATCCATAATTCCGGCGATGATTTCCGCGCCTTCCTGGAGAACCAGGAACAGGCCATCGGCGATCTGATGAAAAAGCTCGGTTTCCTCTGA
- a CDS encoding response regulator transcription factor — protein MRFLLVEDNESLAKAILDRLRLDGHVADHAPDVSTASAFSGTTDYDLILLDIMLPDGDGRSFLKAHRENRKETPVIVLTARSEVSDRVGMLDLGADDYITKPFDFSELEARCRAVLRRRGGGSSNLRRFGNLQFDPMAGTLSAGGRTVALRNRELRLLEVFLNAPERIFSKPNLVDRLFSYDEEGSENAIEVYVARLRKHLAGSGVQITTVRGLGYRLSLE, from the coding sequence ATGCGCTTCCTGCTGGTTGAAGACAATGAAAGCCTGGCAAAGGCGATCCTGGACCGGCTGCGGCTGGACGGGCATGTTGCGGACCACGCGCCGGATGTGAGCACCGCCTCTGCATTTTCCGGCACCACGGATTACGATTTGATTTTGCTGGATATTATGCTGCCGGACGGGGACGGGCGCAGCTTCCTGAAGGCGCACCGGGAGAACCGGAAGGAAACCCCTGTTATTGTTCTCACGGCCCGCTCCGAGGTGTCTGACCGGGTTGGGATGCTGGACCTCGGCGCCGACGATTATATCACTAAGCCGTTTGATTTTTCTGAGCTTGAGGCACGCTGCCGGGCGGTCTTGCGGCGGCGGGGCGGCGGCAGTTCCAACCTGCGGCGATTCGGAAACCTGCAGTTCGATCCGATGGCGGGAACCCTGTCCGCCGGCGGCAGGACCGTCGCGCTGCGCAACCGGGAACTGCGGCTGCTGGAGGTGTTTCTGAACGCGCCGGAGCGGATTTTTTCCAAACCGAATCTGGTCGACCGGCTGTTTTCCTATGACGAGGAGGGGTCGGAAAATGCCATCGAGGTCTATGTCGCCCGGCTGCGCAAGCATCTGGCCGGCTCCGGCGTGCAGATCACCACGGTGCGCGGCCTGGGCTACCGGCTGAGCCTGGAATGA
- a CDS encoding sensor histidine kinase has translation MSAAVNVSGSLRRRLLLQLVGSAALLAAVLFFAVLGFVRTVAEESHDRILQASATSILDSVSVQAGEITADIPYAALSMLGNVSDDRVFYRIASPAGVLTGYADLPVAEQPVQPRQPLFETAAYKGETIRAVTVSRRLAAQGAPVAVQVSVAQTRTGQAALLEQLFRSALFLGVGFFVLASGLAVWAAQSSITPLRSLTEAISRRGPKDLRPVTRPVPAEMSPLVLSLNSFIRRLQASLGRSEDFIAEAAHRVRTPLATVRAQAEVTLMRVENEDNRASLREMIRAIDESSRAAGQLLDHAMVSFRADSLERQEVNLTALARDLTERLQPVAELKDIVLHFQGADDISILGDAILLQNAVRNILDNAIKYSGRDRDIQVRTSRAGSEARIEVEDEAGGFAGEDTEVLTRRFVRGANAADTIGSGLGLTIAREVAEAHGGRLIIENSQTGAGACVTLCFPLS, from the coding sequence ATGAGCGCAGCGGTCAATGTCAGCGGCTCCCTCCGCCGCCGCCTGCTGCTGCAGCTGGTGGGGAGCGCAGCGCTGCTGGCGGCGGTGCTGTTCTTTGCGGTGCTGGGGTTTGTCCGCACGGTGGCCGAGGAAAGCCACGACAGGATCCTGCAGGCCTCGGCAACCTCGATACTGGACTCCGTTTCGGTGCAAGCGGGGGAAATCACTGCCGACATCCCCTATGCCGCCCTGTCGATGCTGGGCAATGTCAGCGATGACCGGGTGTTTTACCGGATCGCAAGCCCCGCCGGGGTGCTGACCGGATATGCCGATCTGCCGGTGGCTGAGCAACCGGTGCAGCCGCGGCAGCCGCTGTTTGAAACCGCCGCGTACAAGGGGGAGACGATCCGGGCGGTGACGGTGTCGCGCCGCCTGGCGGCGCAGGGCGCGCCGGTGGCGGTGCAGGTGTCGGTGGCCCAGACCCGCACCGGCCAGGCGGCCTTGCTGGAGCAGCTGTTCCGGTCCGCGCTGTTTCTGGGGGTGGGCTTTTTCGTGCTGGCCTCGGGCCTGGCGGTTTGGGCCGCGCAGTCCAGCATCACCCCGCTGCGCTCGCTGACCGAGGCGATCTCGCGGCGCGGTCCCAAGGATCTGCGCCCGGTCACCCGCCCGGTGCCCGCCGAGATGTCGCCGCTGGTCTTGTCGCTCAACAGTTTCATCCGCCGCTTGCAGGCCTCGCTGGGCCGGTCCGAGGACTTCATCGCCGAAGCCGCGCACCGGGTGCGCACGCCGCTGGCGACAGTGCGCGCCCAGGCCGAGGTCACGCTGATGCGGGTGGAGAATGAAGACAACCGGGCCAGCCTGCGCGAGATGATCCGCGCCATCGACGAAAGCTCCCGCGCGGCGGGGCAGCTTTTGGATCACGCCATGGTGTCGTTCCGCGCTGACAGCCTGGAGCGGCAGGAGGTCAATCTGACCGCGCTGGCCCGCGACCTGACGGAGCGGCTGCAGCCGGTGGCGGAGCTTAAGGATATTGTGCTGCATTTCCAAGGTGCTGACGATATCAGCATCCTGGGCGATGCGATCCTGCTGCAAAACGCGGTGCGCAATATTCTGGACAATGCCATCAAGTATTCCGGCCGGGACAGGGACATACAGGTGCGCACCTCCCGCGCGGGCAGCGAGGCTCGCATCGAAGTCGAAGATGAGGCCGGCGGCTTTGCAGGCGAGGACACGGAAGTTTTGACCCGCCGGTTCGTCCGCGGCGCCAATGCGGCGGACACCATTGGCTCGGGGCTGGGCCTGACCATCGCCCGCGAGGTGGCCGAGGCTCACGGCGGCCGCCTGATTATCGAAAACAGCCAGACAGGAGCAGGCGCGTGCGTAACGCTTTGTTTTCCGCTCTCCTGA
- a CDS encoding ABC transporter substrate-binding protein: MRNALFSALLTCLTLAAAAAAGFEVEERHWIGPENGTPLRVISTTDTAILEPLIGSFLEDHPEAAIEYTVANSSEVMKAVLEGQEPFDVALSSAMDLQTKLANDGFTRPHRSAATALIPEWGEWRSHVFAFSLEPASIVVSAAAFSGGEALRTRQDLISLLRAQPERFRGKVGTYDVSLSGLGYLFATQDARTSETYWRLMEVIGSLDPKLFCCSSSMIESVASGEILVAYNVLGSYARARRDLADKIIVIDPEDYTHLMMRSAVLLKGGRQPGLARSFADHLAAAAWSQPPAENYPFTQPPVAFVDSASPKRPIQLGPGLLVYLDAEKRRRFMAEWFSAVRKQ, from the coding sequence GTGCGTAACGCTTTGTTTTCCGCTCTCCTGACGTGCCTGACCCTTGCGGCCGCAGCGGCAGCGGGGTTCGAGGTGGAGGAGCGGCATTGGATCGGCCCCGAGAACGGCACCCCGCTGCGGGTGATTTCGACCACGGACACGGCGATTCTGGAGCCGCTGATCGGCAGCTTTCTGGAGGATCATCCGGAGGCGGCAATCGAATACACCGTGGCCAACAGCAGCGAGGTGATGAAGGCGGTGCTGGAGGGGCAGGAGCCGTTCGACGTGGCCCTGTCTTCGGCCATGGACTTGCAGACCAAGCTGGCCAATGACGGGTTCACCCGCCCGCACCGCTCAGCGGCGACTGCGCTGATCCCGGAATGGGGCGAGTGGCGCAGCCATGTGTTCGCCTTTTCCCTGGAACCCGCGTCCATCGTCGTGTCGGCGGCGGCGTTTTCCGGCGGCGAGGCCTTGCGCACGCGGCAGGACCTGATTTCGCTCTTGCGCGCGCAGCCGGAGCGGTTCCGCGGCAAGGTTGGCACCTATGATGTCTCGCTGAGCGGGCTGGGGTATCTCTTTGCGACGCAGGACGCGCGCACGTCGGAAACCTACTGGCGGCTGATGGAGGTCATCGGCAGCCTGGACCCGAAGCTGTTCTGCTGTTCCTCCAGCATGATCGAAAGCGTCGCGTCCGGGGAGATCCTGGTGGCCTATAACGTTCTGGGCAGCTATGCGCGGGCCCGGCGGGATCTGGCGGACAAGATCATCGTGATCGACCCCGAGGATTACACCCATCTGATGATGCGCTCTGCCGTGCTGCTGAAGGGCGGGCGTCAGCCCGGTCTGGCGCGCAGCTTTGCCGACCATCTGGCCGCCGCGGCCTGGTCGCAGCCGCCAGCGGAAAACTATCCGTTCACGCAGCCGCCGGTTGCCTTTGTGGACAGCGCCAGCCCGAAACGGCCGATTCAGCTGGGGCCGGGCCTGCTGGTCTATCTGGACGCCGAGAAGCGCCGCCGCTTCATGGCAGAATGGTTCAGCGCCGTGCGCAAGCAATAA
- a CDS encoding LysR substrate-binding domain-containing protein translates to MRHSQLKAFHHVALLGGFSRAAEALHLTQPAVSEQVRKLEQDHDVLLFHREKKRVILTGAGEKLLQLTKQYFEVESQIAEHLSESGAAAGGELRIIADSAQHLTGFLGPFQQRYPNITISLRAGNTGAILDELRAYNAEIGVVGSLTPGKDMSVLHLGATEITAFAARGLLPASQRTLTFRELARLPLVFREDGSKTREKVEAAARTQGITLKPAIVAEGREAVRELAASGAGVGFVSAAEFGHDSRLVQYRLQGAGLEMSESMVYLTQRRDVKVIRAFMEFATGLQAQKAAAAQAGA, encoded by the coding sequence ATGCGCCATTCCCAGCTCAAGGCCTTCCATCATGTCGCCCTCCTCGGCGGTTTCTCCCGCGCCGCAGAGGCCCTGCACCTCACCCAGCCCGCGGTCTCGGAACAGGTGCGGAAGCTGGAGCAGGACCACGATGTGCTGCTGTTTCACCGCGAGAAGAAGCGGGTCATCCTGACCGGCGCGGGCGAAAAGCTGCTGCAGCTGACGAAGCAATATTTCGAGGTCGAGAGCCAGATCGCCGAGCACCTGTCCGAGAGCGGCGCTGCGGCCGGGGGCGAGCTGCGGATCATCGCCGATTCCGCGCAGCATCTGACCGGCTTTCTGGGGCCGTTCCAGCAGCGTTACCCGAATATCACCATTTCCCTGCGGGCCGGGAACACCGGCGCTATCCTGGATGAACTGCGGGCCTACAACGCCGAAATCGGCGTCGTCGGCAGCCTCACCCCCGGCAAGGACATGAGCGTTCTGCACCTCGGCGCGACCGAAATCACCGCCTTTGCCGCACGCGGCCTGCTGCCGGCCTCGCAACGGACGCTGACGTTCAGGGAACTGGCCCGCCTGCCGCTGGTGTTCCGCGAAGACGGATCGAAAACCCGCGAAAAGGTCGAAGCGGCCGCCCGCACGCAAGGGATCACGCTGAAGCCCGCGATTGTCGCCGAAGGACGGGAGGCGGTGCGGGAGCTTGCCGCCTCAGGCGCGGGCGTCGGTTTCGTGTCGGCGGCGGAGTTCGGCCATGACAGCCGACTGGTGCAATACCGGCTGCAGGGGGCCGGTCTGGAGATGAGCGAAAGCATGGTCTACCTGACCCAGCGGCGCGACGTGAAGGTGATCCGGGCCTTCATGGAGTTCGCAACCGGCCTGCAGGCACAGAAAGCCGCCGCCGCGCAGGCGGGGGCATAG
- a CDS encoding 2-aminoethylphosphonate--pyruvate transaminase, whose product MSVSTDPLEPPRLGEPYLLTPGPLTTSYAVKQAMLRDWGSWDDDFRAMTREIRRRLLALLGAGAEAFDCVPMQGSGSFAVEAMLGSFIPPGGKALVLANGAYGQRAAQTLRYLGRDHAVLDKGDYLPPRGAEVAQILAQDPAITHVVAVHCETSSGILNPVEEISQATYAAGRKLLIDSMSAFGAIGLEPAQIRYEAMVSSANKCIEGVPGFGFILARKAEIEAAEGNSHSLSLDVHAQWAALEATGQWRFTPPTHVAASFLEALRAHEAEGGVAARGARYARNRDVMVAGMRQLGFETLLDSRWLSPIIVTFFCPADRNFEFSRFYDLMKAKGFILYPGKLTVVDSFRIGCIGQMDEHVIRRVVAAAKETLAEMGVASAAPPAAALKERAKLAA is encoded by the coding sequence ATGAGTGTTTCGACGGACCCGCTTGAACCGCCCCGGCTGGGCGAGCCCTATTTGCTGACGCCGGGGCCGCTGACCACCTCCTATGCGGTGAAGCAGGCGATGCTGCGGGACTGGGGCAGCTGGGATGATGATTTCCGCGCCATGACCCGCGAGATCCGCCGCCGCCTGCTGGCGCTGCTGGGCGCAGGCGCGGAAGCGTTTGACTGCGTGCCGATGCAGGGTTCGGGCAGTTTTGCGGTGGAGGCGATGCTGGGCTCCTTCATTCCCCCCGGCGGCAAGGCGCTGGTGCTGGCCAACGGCGCCTACGGCCAGCGCGCGGCGCAGACGCTCAGGTATCTGGGCCGCGATCATGCGGTGCTGGACAAGGGCGACTACCTGCCGCCGCGCGGGGCGGAGGTGGCGCAGATCCTGGCGCAAGACCCCGCGATCACCCATGTGGTGGCGGTCCATTGCGAGACGTCTTCGGGCATTTTGAACCCGGTGGAGGAGATTTCGCAAGCCACCTATGCGGCGGGGCGCAAGCTGCTGATAGACTCGATGTCGGCCTTTGGCGCGATCGGGCTGGAGCCTGCGCAGATCCGGTATGAGGCGATGGTGTCCTCGGCCAACAAGTGCATCGAAGGGGTGCCGGGCTTCGGCTTTATCCTTGCCCGCAAGGCGGAAATCGAGGCCGCCGAGGGTAACAGCCATTCGCTGTCCCTGGATGTGCATGCGCAATGGGCCGCGCTGGAGGCGACCGGCCAGTGGCGGTTCACGCCGCCGACACATGTTGCGGCCTCCTTTCTGGAGGCGCTGCGCGCGCATGAAGCGGAGGGCGGGGTGGCCGCGCGCGGCGCGCGCTATGCCAGGAACCGCGACGTGATGGTGGCGGGGATGCGGCAGCTGGGGTTCGAGACCCTGCTGGACAGCCGCTGGCTGAGCCCCATCATCGTCACATTCTTTTGCCCTGCGGACCGTAATTTCGAGTTCAGCCGCTTTTACGATCTGATGAAGGCGAAGGGCTTTATCCTCTACCCGGGCAAGCTGACGGTGGTGGACAGCTTCCGCATCGGCTGCATCGGGCAGATGGACGAACATGTGATACGGCGGGTTGTGGCCGCCGCCAAGGAAACCCTGGCCGAAATGGGGGTCGCCAGCGCGGCGCCCCCCGCTGCGGCCCTGAAAGAACGCGCCAAACTGGCCGCCTGA